One genomic region from Cellulomonas fengjieae encodes:
- a CDS encoding glucose-6-phosphate dehydrogenase gives MAPTDPLIFVLHGARGDLAKRMVLPALATLQRRGLLPERWALLGTGRTPISSADFDVLLREAVEEFGDDEAAEGVPELTQHTAYCGDVSEDDSAAELPGELDRLREVLGGDVTVIHYLAVPPSSFAPITRALKEAGLTDGIRIVYEKPYGTSLESFRELDAIVHEVFDEEQVFRIDHFLGKEATQNLHVLRFANELFGGIWNRQHVEQVQIDVPETLDVAQRAQFYDATGAALDMLVTHLFQVAAEVAMEPPRRLDAANLGKAREDVIAHFRPLDPADDVVLGQFDGYRDIDDVPDDSTTDTFVAARLWVDTERWRGVPFLLRTGKRMGASAQQVTLVLRTPDELFGSPVGPNRVIVSLAGSGNLQVTTTVKKPGAFLELGTGTADLALADVEPGESLPPYAGLLEDVLVGDRTLFTTAAGLESAWKAFAPLLGPDRPAPEPYPADSWGPESAGRLAEPHGWVLGG, from the coding sequence ATGGCACCGACCGATCCCCTGATCTTCGTCCTGCACGGCGCCCGTGGTGATCTCGCGAAGCGCATGGTGCTCCCCGCCCTGGCCACCCTGCAGCGCCGCGGGCTCCTCCCGGAGCGCTGGGCCCTGCTCGGCACCGGCCGCACGCCGATCAGCTCGGCTGACTTCGACGTGCTGCTGCGCGAGGCCGTCGAGGAGTTCGGCGACGACGAGGCCGCGGAGGGTGTCCCGGAGCTGACCCAGCACACCGCGTACTGCGGGGACGTCAGCGAGGACGACAGCGCCGCCGAGCTCCCCGGCGAGCTGGACCGGCTGCGCGAGGTGCTCGGCGGCGACGTCACCGTCATCCACTACCTCGCGGTTCCGCCGTCGTCGTTCGCGCCGATCACGCGCGCGCTGAAGGAGGCGGGCCTCACCGACGGCATCCGCATCGTCTACGAGAAGCCGTACGGGACGTCCCTGGAGTCGTTCCGGGAGCTGGACGCCATCGTGCACGAGGTGTTCGACGAGGAGCAGGTGTTCCGGATCGACCACTTCCTGGGCAAGGAGGCGACGCAGAACCTGCACGTCCTGCGGTTCGCCAACGAGCTGTTCGGCGGGATCTGGAACCGGCAGCACGTGGAGCAGGTGCAGATCGACGTGCCCGAGACGCTCGACGTCGCGCAGCGCGCCCAGTTCTACGACGCGACCGGCGCCGCCCTCGACATGCTGGTCACGCACCTGTTCCAGGTGGCCGCCGAGGTGGCGATGGAGCCGCCCCGCCGGCTGGACGCGGCGAACCTGGGCAAGGCGCGCGAGGACGTCATCGCCCACTTCCGCCCGCTCGACCCGGCGGACGACGTCGTCCTCGGACAGTTCGACGGCTACCGGGACATCGACGACGTGCCGGACGACTCGACGACCGACACGTTCGTCGCCGCGCGCCTCTGGGTGGACACGGAGCGGTGGCGGGGGGTGCCGTTCCTGCTGCGCACCGGCAAGCGCATGGGCGCGTCGGCACAGCAGGTCACGCTCGTGCTGCGGACGCCGGACGAGCTCTTCGGATCACCCGTCGGCCCCAACCGTGTGATCGTCTCGCTGGCGGGCTCGGGCAATCTCCAGGTCACGACGACCGTCAAGAAGCCCGGTGCGTTCCTCGAGCTGGGCACCGGCACCGCCGACCTCGCCCTGGCCGACGTCGAGCCCGGCGAGTCGCTGCCGCCGTACGCGGGGCTGCTGGAGGACGTGCTCGTCGGCGATCGGACGCTGTTCACCACGGCCGCCGGCCTGGAGTCCGCCTGGAAGGCGTTCGCGCCCCTTCTCGGCCCCGACCGCCCGGCACCCGAGCCGTACCCGGCCGACTCGTGGGGTCCCGAGTCGGCGGGTCGGCTGGCGGAGCCGCACGGCTGGGTGCTGGGCGGCTGA
- a CDS encoding HNH endonuclease family protein, giving the protein MTTWRRPGPWLVGLVVCAVVGAGVPAWTQGRVAARYAVGAADLAAGRAALDTLDVRGRAPSTGYARERFGQAWADTDRNGCDTRNDVLRRDLTQPAVEHCVVMSGTLDDPYTGVRIAFTRGPGSAEVQIDHVVALSDAWQKGAQGWSAAQREAFANDPANLLAVDGPANQEKGAGDAATWLPPNRGYRCVYALRQVRVKAAYGLWVTAAERDALDRELGRCVVGVARSP; this is encoded by the coding sequence ATGACGACGTGGCGCCGCCCCGGCCCGTGGCTCGTCGGCCTCGTCGTCTGCGCGGTGGTCGGCGCGGGCGTCCCCGCCTGGACGCAGGGGCGCGTCGCCGCCCGGTACGCGGTCGGTGCGGCCGATCTGGCGGCCGGGCGGGCTGCGCTCGACACGCTCGACGTCCGCGGCCGGGCGCCGAGCACCGGGTACGCGCGCGAGCGGTTCGGGCAGGCGTGGGCGGACACCGACCGCAACGGCTGCGACACGCGCAACGACGTGCTGCGCCGCGATCTCACGCAGCCCGCGGTGGAGCACTGCGTCGTCATGTCCGGCACGCTCGACGACCCCTACACCGGCGTGCGGATCGCGTTCACGCGCGGACCGGGCTCCGCCGAGGTGCAGATCGACCACGTCGTCGCCCTCTCGGACGCCTGGCAGAAGGGCGCGCAAGGGTGGTCCGCCGCCCAGCGCGAGGCGTTCGCCAACGACCCGGCCAACCTGCTCGCCGTGGACGGGCCGGCCAACCAGGAGAAGGGCGCCGGGGACGCGGCCACGTGGCTGCCGCCCAACCGCGGGTACCGGTGCGTCTACGCGCTGCGCCAGGTCCGGGTGAAGGCGGCCTACGGGCTGTGGGTGACGGCGGCCGAGCGCGACGCCCTGGACCGCGAGCTGGGGCGGTGCGTGGTCGGCGTCGCGCGGTCGCCGTGA
- a CDS encoding antitoxin, translating into MGIDDLVKQAKAAVSGREEQAKDALDKAAEAVKSRTGDRQDAQIDSVVEKAKTYLDEQQKK; encoded by the coding sequence ATGGGTATCGACGACCTGGTCAAGCAGGCCAAGGCAGCCGTCTCCGGCCGCGAGGAGCAGGCGAAGGACGCGCTCGACAAGGCTGCCGAGGCAGTCAAGTCGAGAACGGGCGACCGCCAGGACGCCCAGATCGACAGCGTCGTCGAGAAGGCGAAGACCTACCTCGACGAGCAGCAGAAGAAGTAG
- a CDS encoding nitroreductase family deazaflavin-dependent oxidoreductase, which translates to MPLTGEYQPSTSEWARTQAETYERTDGREANTLQGKPVIVLTSVGASSGKLRKTALMRVEHEGRYAVVASKGGTPENPAWYRNLVEHPHVELQDGAVKKDYVARETSGAERDEWWARANEVWPAYEGYQAKTDRQIPVFVLEPIDD; encoded by the coding sequence ATGCCTCTGACCGGTGAGTACCAGCCGAGCACCTCCGAGTGGGCCCGCACGCAGGCCGAGACGTACGAGCGGACCGACGGCCGGGAGGCCAACACCCTCCAGGGCAAGCCGGTCATCGTGCTGACGTCGGTCGGCGCCAGCAGCGGCAAGCTGCGCAAGACCGCCCTGATGCGCGTGGAGCACGAGGGCCGCTACGCGGTGGTCGCGTCGAAGGGGGGCACGCCGGAGAACCCCGCCTGGTACCGCAACCTCGTCGAGCACCCCCACGTGGAGCTGCAGGACGGGGCGGTGAAGAAGGACTACGTCGCCCGGGAGACCAGCGGCGCCGAGCGCGACGAGTGGTGGGCGCGCGCCAACGAGGTCTGGCCGGCCTACGAGGGGTACCAGGCCAAGACCGACCGGCAGATCCCCGTGTTCGTCCTGGAGCCGATCGACGACTGA
- a CDS encoding glycosyltransferase, which yields MTTHRRLVIVVRADPVICGHSGEARNLAEAALHRGFDDVRIVTWPIDRLQATGLPLKPLDGVLPYSPGITVERPEPVGDYKVPDGRWLAGIVGRLVELFTDGVPTVAMSLYLSPHSLAVADAVHVARRTGLPVNVTTVAEAVGSDVTNVVRACVEKDEFGAAAHVLSSYLEHDVCLAVSDYTRELIIAEAAAIDAKHGTTFAAQCRERVTVSYPAIDVGSYLDLDTSETARVLDSRGLVADGYVLFLSRLAHAKGVDDLIGGFAASRAAESLRLVVAGNGPDAARLQELAAASSAADRIVFFDDVDDDEKAHLMAGSAAYVLPSKPRPEFVETFGIALAEKMLAGGGPIVTTDTGGIGEAVGDCALIVPVESPSAIAESLDHILAMSADERADWETRARLHALQFDRGAVLDAILDRVAAVQRVPAPVG from the coding sequence GTGACCACTCATCGCCGTCTCGTGATCGTCGTCCGCGCCGATCCGGTGATCTGCGGGCACTCGGGTGAGGCCCGCAACCTCGCGGAGGCGGCCCTGCACCGGGGTTTCGACGACGTCCGCATCGTCACGTGGCCGATCGACCGGCTGCAGGCGACGGGCCTGCCGCTCAAGCCCTTGGACGGTGTGCTGCCGTACTCCCCGGGCATCACCGTGGAGCGCCCCGAGCCCGTCGGCGACTACAAGGTCCCCGACGGGCGCTGGCTCGCGGGGATCGTCGGCCGGCTGGTCGAGCTCTTCACCGACGGCGTGCCCACCGTGGCGATGTCGCTGTACCTGAGCCCGCACTCGCTCGCCGTCGCCGACGCCGTCCACGTCGCCCGTCGGACCGGGCTGCCGGTCAACGTGACCACGGTCGCCGAGGCCGTGGGCTCGGACGTCACGAACGTGGTGCGCGCGTGCGTCGAGAAGGACGAGTTCGGCGCGGCGGCGCACGTGCTGTCGAGCTACCTCGAGCACGACGTCTGCCTCGCGGTCTCCGACTACACCCGCGAGCTGATCATCGCGGAGGCCGCCGCCATCGACGCCAAGCACGGCACCACGTTCGCCGCCCAGTGCCGCGAGCGCGTCACCGTGTCCTACCCGGCGATCGACGTCGGGTCCTACCTCGACCTGGACACGTCCGAGACCGCGCGCGTGCTCGACTCCCGCGGCCTGGTCGCCGACGGCTACGTGCTGTTCCTGTCCCGGCTGGCGCACGCCAAGGGGGTCGACGACCTCATCGGGGGGTTCGCCGCCAGCCGCGCGGCGGAGTCGCTGCGGCTGGTCGTGGCGGGCAACGGACCGGACGCCGCACGGCTCCAGGAGCTCGCGGCGGCGTCGTCGGCCGCGGACCGCATCGTGTTCTTCGACGACGTCGACGACGACGAGAAGGCGCACCTCATGGCGGGCTCGGCGGCGTACGTGCTGCCCAGCAAGCCGCGTCCGGAGTTCGTCGAGACGTTCGGGATCGCCCTCGCCGAGAAGATGCTCGCCGGCGGCGGGCCGATCGTGACGACCGACACCGGCGGGATCGGGGAGGCGGTCGGCGACTGCGCACTCATCGTGCCGGTCGAGTCACCGTCGGCGATCGCAGAGTCGCTGGACCACATCCTCGCGATGTCCGCCGACGAGCGCGCCGACTGGGAGACCCGCGCCCGCCTGCACGCCCTGCAGTTCGACCGCGGGGCGGTCCTGGACGCGATCCTCGACCGCGTGGCGGCCGTGCAGCGCGTGCCGGCCCCGGTCGGCTGA
- a CDS encoding MFS transporter, with translation MLRADSEEAPLSSTTTSTGVGFRSERGPILIALMVTTGLIAIDATILATAVPTIVADLGGFTSFPWLFSVYLLTQAVSVPIYSKLADTIGRKPVILLGIGLFLLGSVLCGFAWSMPALIAFRAVQGLGAGAVQPIAITIAGDIYTVAERAKAQGYIASVWGVSSVVGPTLGGVFAEFLSWNWIFFVNIPLCLAAAWLLVRHLHETVERTSHRIDWAGGLLLTTAMSLLILALLEGGNAWEWLSVPSVGAFALGVVLLVAFVRVERRADEPVLPLWVFSDRLLLSASLVSVGVGVLLIGITSYVPTFLEALLDVSPLTSGLTLAALTIGWPISASQSGRLYLRVGFRTTVLVGCAVVVAGTAGLALAAMRPSLLAVGLACFVIGAGLGLVAAPSLIAAQSSVGWSERGVVTGANLFSRSMGSALGVAALGALINGLMRGASPAQDPEQFGDAVTLSFAALVVVALATVAAAAAMPRTTTEHGSAGTPLGDVAD, from the coding sequence ATGCTGAGGGCTGATTCCGAGGAGGCTCCCCTGAGCAGCACCACGACCAGCACCGGCGTCGGGTTCCGGTCCGAGCGCGGACCCATCCTCATCGCCCTCATGGTCACCACGGGCCTGATCGCCATCGACGCGACGATCCTGGCGACGGCCGTCCCGACGATCGTCGCGGACCTCGGCGGCTTCACCAGCTTTCCGTGGCTGTTCTCCGTGTACCTGCTGACGCAGGCCGTCAGCGTGCCGATCTACTCCAAGCTCGCGGACACGATCGGGCGCAAGCCCGTGATCCTGCTCGGCATCGGGCTGTTCCTGCTCGGCTCGGTGCTCTGCGGGTTCGCGTGGAGCATGCCCGCGCTCATCGCGTTCCGGGCGGTGCAGGGGCTGGGTGCCGGGGCGGTGCAGCCCATCGCGATCACGATCGCCGGCGACATCTACACGGTCGCGGAGCGCGCCAAGGCGCAGGGCTACATCGCGAGCGTCTGGGGCGTGTCGTCGGTCGTGGGCCCCACGCTCGGCGGCGTGTTCGCCGAGTTCCTGTCCTGGAACTGGATCTTCTTCGTCAACATCCCCCTGTGCCTGGCGGCGGCATGGCTGCTGGTCCGCCACCTGCACGAGACCGTGGAGCGCACGAGCCACCGCATCGACTGGGCCGGTGGGCTCCTGCTGACCACCGCCATGAGCCTGCTGATCCTGGCGCTGCTCGAGGGCGGGAACGCCTGGGAGTGGCTGTCCGTGCCGAGCGTCGGCGCGTTCGCCCTCGGCGTGGTGCTCCTGGTCGCGTTCGTGCGCGTCGAGCGGCGGGCCGACGAGCCGGTGCTGCCGCTGTGGGTGTTCTCCGACCGGCTGCTGCTCTCGGCGTCGCTGGTGTCGGTGGGGGTCGGCGTGCTGCTGATCGGCATCACCTCGTACGTGCCGACGTTCCTCGAGGCGCTGCTCGACGTCTCGCCGCTCACATCGGGCCTCACGCTGGCCGCGCTCACGATCGGCTGGCCGATCTCCGCGTCGCAGTCCGGCCGGCTCTACCTGCGGGTCGGGTTCCGCACCACGGTGCTCGTCGGGTGCGCGGTGGTGGTCGCGGGGACCGCCGGGCTCGCCCTCGCGGCGATGCGCCCGTCGTTGCTCGCCGTCGGTCTCGCCTGCTTCGTCATCGGAGCCGGCCTCGGTCTCGTCGCCGCCCCCAGCCTGATCGCCGCGCAGTCGAGCGTCGGCTGGAGCGAGCGGGGGGTGGTCACCGGTGCCAACCTGTTCTCGCGGTCCATGGGCAGCGCGCTCGGGGTGGCCGCGCTCGGCGCGCTCATCAACGGCCTCATGCGCGGAGCCAGCCCGGCGCAGGACCCCGAGCAGTTCGGCGATGCCGTGACGCTGTCGTTCGCGGCGCTGGTGGTCGTCGCGCTGGCGACCGTGGCGGCCGCGGCTGCGATGCCGCGCACCACCACGGAGCACGGTTCGGCGGGCACTCCGCTCGGTGACGTCGCAGACTGA
- a CDS encoding MIP/aquaporin family protein — MDPTYSLAVRLACEFIGTAILIILGNGTVANVHLKGSKGYRGGWSLIAMGYGFGVMIPALMFGGISGNQINPGFTLGLAVWGLFPWSEVAPYVVAQLLGAMAGQLAIVVTHKPYYDLTTDPEDILATFSTINAAHSRLNGFLSELLGSVVLFSCALAIVNSPLTTDEPAVAHLALGFLVWGLVAGLGGPTGPALNPARDLGPRIMHAVLPLQHKGGSEWSYAWVPVAAPLLGGIIGVGGWYLLLG, encoded by the coding sequence ATGGATCCGACGTACAGCCTCGCCGTCAGGCTGGCCTGCGAGTTCATCGGCACCGCGATCCTCATCATCCTGGGCAACGGCACCGTCGCCAACGTGCACCTGAAGGGCTCCAAGGGATACCGCGGCGGCTGGTCGCTGATCGCGATGGGCTACGGCTTCGGGGTGATGATCCCCGCGCTGATGTTCGGCGGGATCAGCGGCAACCAGATCAACCCCGGCTTCACGCTGGGCCTCGCGGTGTGGGGCCTGTTCCCGTGGTCGGAGGTGGCGCCGTACGTCGTGGCGCAGCTCCTGGGCGCGATGGCCGGGCAGCTCGCCATCGTCGTGACGCACAAGCCGTACTACGACCTCACGACGGACCCCGAGGACATCCTCGCGACGTTCTCGACCATCAACGCCGCGCACTCGCGCCTCAACGGCTTCCTCAGCGAGCTGCTCGGCTCCGTGGTGCTGTTCTCGTGCGCGCTCGCGATCGTCAACTCGCCGCTGACCACGGACGAGCCGGCCGTCGCGCACCTCGCCCTGGGCTTCCTGGTCTGGGGGCTCGTCGCGGGCCTCGGCGGTCCGACGGGTCCCGCCCTCAACCCGGCGCGCGACCTCGGGCCCCGGATCATGCACGCGGTCCTGCCCCTGCAGCACAAGGGCGGGTCCGAGTGGAGCTACGCGTGGGTGCCCGTCGCGGCGCCCCTGCTCGGCGGGATCATCGGCGTCGGCGGCTGGTACCTCCTGCTCGGCTGA
- a CDS encoding amino acid permease: protein MASSTSIWRRKSVEDSLEETLDVERSLRRNLTTWDLIVLGVAVAVGAGIFSVGATAAANYAGPAVIVSFLIASLVCGLAIMCYAEFASTLPVAGSAYTFSYASMGEFVAWIIGWDLILEMLLGSAVIAKFWGVYLSDAFALFGIEIPTTISLGSVDLDWGPVVIVAVFSTLLALGTKLSTRVNSVFTVIKVAITLFVIVVGLFYVNTANFSPFVPPSEPAPERTSLEQPVFAYLFGLEPSAYGVIGILSGAALVFFAFIGFDVVATTAEETKNPQRTVPRGILGGLAIVTVLYVLVTVVVTGMVSYRELAEVETPSLTTAFVLVGADWAGRVISLGILVGLTSVLMVLLLGLTRIVFAMSRDGLLPRGPSRTSPKYGTPVRLQIGVGIIVALIAGLSEVELLEEMINIGTLSAFVLVSFGIPILRRTRPDLERGFRVPWSPALPIIAGVACLWLMANLTTLTWLRFLAWLAVGVVIYFAYSYRHAVAANPGHDARTGAKL, encoded by the coding sequence ATGGCGAGCAGCACGAGCATCTGGCGCAGGAAGTCCGTGGAGGACTCCCTCGAGGAGACGTTGGACGTCGAGCGGTCGCTGCGGCGCAACCTCACCACGTGGGACCTCATCGTCCTGGGCGTGGCGGTGGCCGTCGGCGCGGGCATCTTCTCGGTCGGGGCGACCGCGGCGGCGAACTACGCGGGACCCGCGGTCATCGTCTCGTTCCTGATCGCCTCGCTCGTGTGCGGGCTGGCCATCATGTGCTACGCCGAGTTCGCCTCGACGCTGCCGGTCGCCGGTTCCGCGTACACGTTCTCGTACGCCTCGATGGGGGAGTTCGTCGCCTGGATCATCGGGTGGGACCTGATCCTGGAGATGCTCCTCGGGTCGGCCGTCATCGCGAAGTTCTGGGGCGTGTACCTGTCCGACGCCTTCGCCCTGTTCGGCATCGAGATCCCCACGACGATCAGCCTCGGGTCAGTGGATCTCGACTGGGGGCCGGTGGTCATCGTCGCGGTGTTCTCCACGCTGCTGGCCCTGGGCACCAAGCTGAGCACGCGCGTGAACAGCGTGTTCACCGTCATCAAGGTCGCCATCACGCTCTTCGTCATCGTGGTGGGCCTGTTCTACGTGAACACCGCCAACTTCTCGCCGTTCGTGCCGCCGTCGGAGCCGGCCCCGGAGCGGACGAGCCTCGAGCAGCCGGTGTTCGCGTACCTCTTCGGCCTCGAGCCGAGCGCGTACGGCGTGATCGGCATCCTGTCCGGTGCCGCCCTCGTGTTCTTCGCGTTCATCGGGTTCGACGTCGTCGCGACGACGGCCGAGGAGACCAAGAACCCGCAGCGCACCGTTCCCCGCGGCATCCTGGGCGGCCTCGCGATCGTGACCGTGCTGTACGTGCTGGTGACCGTCGTCGTGACCGGGATGGTCTCCTACCGCGAGCTCGCCGAGGTGGAGACGCCCTCGCTGACCACCGCGTTCGTCCTCGTGGGTGCGGACTGGGCCGGACGGGTGATCTCGCTGGGCATCCTGGTGGGCCTGACCTCGGTCCTCATGGTGCTGCTGCTGGGCCTCACCCGCATCGTCTTCGCGATGAGCCGCGACGGTCTGCTGCCCCGCGGCCCGTCGCGGACGTCCCCGAAGTACGGCACACCCGTCCGGCTGCAGATCGGGGTCGGCATCATCGTCGCCCTCATCGCGGGCCTGTCCGAGGTGGAGCTGCTGGAGGAGATGATCAACATCGGCACGCTGTCGGCGTTCGTGCTGGTCAGCTTCGGGATCCCGATCCTCCGGCGGACGCGGCCCGACCTGGAGCGGGGGTTCCGGGTGCCGTGGTCGCCGGCGCTGCCGATCATCGCGGGCGTGGCGTGCCTCTGGCTGATGGCGAACCTGACCACGCTGACGTGGCTGCGGTTCCTCGCCTGGCTCGCCGTCGGCGTCGTCATCTACTTCGCGTACTCGTACCGGCACGCCGTCGCGGCCAACCCCGGCCACGACGCCCGGACCGGGGCCAAGCTCTAG
- a CDS encoding alpha/beta fold hydrolase, with protein sequence MTHEYAMTGFTVREHRVQVPVDWSAPERFGSIEVFARELVDPEKASDDLPLLLFLQGGPGGQGPRPLGGGWIGTALEKYRVILLDQRGTGRSSPVDGRVVGGFDDAAQAADYLACFRGDAIVADAEHLRRTVYGGRQWATLGQSYGGFLTLTYLSRHPSALTRCFVTGGLPPATTDAEGVYAATYRRQAARNREHARLHPSDAAVLARIADLLSDGSVTLPTGEPFTVERLQQLGQPFGMSTGLDEVHWLLDTALTPAGQLSDAFLGAVVRETGFDDGPLYAVLQEVIYHQGEREPGWAAQAEHDRWPSFAASARPLQLTGEVVLPWMYEQHRALRPFRAAAEELAARTRWPALYDLAALAANEVPVAAVQYYDDPYVDLDLALATDVGNLQVWITNEHLHDGLRVAGDAILPRLFDLAAGKARVTGR encoded by the coding sequence GTGACGCACGAGTACGCGATGACCGGGTTCACCGTCCGCGAGCACCGGGTGCAGGTGCCGGTCGACTGGTCGGCGCCGGAACGGTTCGGCTCGATCGAGGTGTTCGCCCGCGAGCTGGTCGACCCGGAGAAGGCGTCGGACGACCTGCCGCTGCTGCTGTTCCTGCAGGGCGGCCCCGGCGGGCAGGGCCCCCGACCGCTGGGCGGCGGGTGGATCGGCACCGCCCTGGAGAAGTACCGCGTGATCCTCCTGGACCAGCGGGGGACCGGCCGCTCCTCGCCCGTGGACGGCCGCGTGGTCGGCGGGTTCGACGACGCCGCACAGGCCGCCGACTACCTCGCCTGCTTCCGCGGTGACGCGATCGTGGCCGATGCCGAGCACCTGCGCCGGACGGTGTACGGCGGCAGGCAGTGGGCCACGCTCGGGCAGTCCTACGGAGGCTTCCTCACGCTCACGTACCTGTCGCGGCACCCGTCCGCGCTGACCCGGTGCTTCGTGACGGGCGGGCTGCCGCCGGCGACGACCGACGCCGAGGGTGTCTACGCCGCGACCTACCGTCGCCAGGCGGCGCGCAACCGTGAGCACGCCCGGCTGCACCCGTCGGACGCGGCCGTGCTGGCGCGCATCGCGGACCTGCTGTCCGACGGGTCCGTCACCCTGCCCACGGGCGAGCCCTTCACGGTCGAGCGGCTGCAGCAGCTGGGCCAGCCGTTCGGGATGAGCACGGGGCTCGACGAGGTGCATTGGCTGCTCGACACCGCGCTGACGCCGGCCGGCCAGCTGTCCGACGCGTTCCTCGGGGCGGTGGTCCGCGAGACCGGCTTCGACGACGGGCCCCTCTACGCGGTGCTCCAGGAGGTCATCTACCACCAGGGGGAGCGTGAGCCGGGCTGGGCCGCGCAGGCCGAGCACGACCGGTGGCCGTCGTTCGCGGCGTCGGCCCGCCCGCTGCAGCTCACCGGCGAGGTGGTCCTCCCGTGGATGTACGAGCAGCACCGCGCCCTGCGGCCGTTCCGCGCGGCGGCCGAGGAGCTCGCCGCCCGCACGCGGTGGCCCGCGCTGTACGACCTGGCCGCGCTGGCCGCCAACGAGGTCCCGGTCGCCGCCGTGCAGTACTACGACGACCCGTACGTGGACCTGGACCTCGCCCTGGCGACGGACGTCGGAAACCTGCAGGTGTGGATCACGAACGAGCACCTGCACGACGGGCTGCGCGTGGCCGGCGACGCGATCCTGCCGAGGCTCTTCGACCTCGCGGCGGGCAAGGCGCGCGTCACCGGCCGCTGA
- a CDS encoding ribosomal maturation YjgA family protein: protein MTAPDAPELRVPTSPGPRPRPRPRTRLAAVLVAVALVVVGVAVSRIDAAFADPVGDSLYAAFVVALLVVIAPRARPVAVALVAFGLCTLVELAQLTGVPARAVDAVPLLRYALGTTFAAVDLVAYAAGAALALIVRRVAAVPR from the coding sequence GTGACCGCGCCCGACGCCCCCGAGCTCCGTGTGCCGACGTCGCCGGGACCGCGCCCGCGCCCGCGCCCGCGGACCCGCCTCGCGGCGGTACTGGTCGCCGTCGCGCTCGTCGTGGTGGGTGTCGCGGTGAGCCGCATCGACGCCGCGTTCGCGGATCCCGTCGGTGACTCGCTCTACGCGGCCTTCGTGGTCGCGCTCCTGGTCGTGATCGCGCCACGCGCCCGTCCGGTGGCGGTCGCGCTCGTCGCCTTCGGGCTCTGCACGCTGGTCGAGCTCGCCCAGCTCACCGGGGTGCCCGCCCGCGCCGTCGACGCCGTCCCGCTGCTCAGGTACGCGCTCGGCACCACGTTCGCGGCCGTCGACCTGGTCGCCTACGCCGCCGGGGCGGCGCTCGCGCTGATCGTCCGTCGCGTCGCCGCTGTGCCACGCTGA